The stretch of DNA TcattaattttttgaactccTGCTTCATGATTCTTGCTAACCGTCCGCTGGTGATTACAGAGAATCGCAACAGTTCTATTTGCAGCGTTGAACTTGACCACTTTCTCATTCACCGTACCTTCGTTCTTAATTAGGTCGATTTGGTCTTGCATTGTCTTGGACGCATTGTACGTTCTGAAAACCTTAGCGGTCAATCCTGGCAGGTACGATTGGAAGTATTTGTTGAGCACGGAAGGATCGATTCTGTCAAACAAGTTGTCCCCAGGCTTCTTTGGgctctttttgaaaattcTCAGATTCTTGAAAACTTGAGGATCAACTTCAACCTCTTGATAGAATCTGATGGAATCCTTACCTAAGAAGTCAAATACAACTGTGTTCGGAGGCTTAAGGAAGATGTGTTCGTACCTTAAGGAGCAGCAACCAACAGTGTCTGCTTCATCTTCGCTCTTCTCTCCACCTGCTCTGAGTGCAAACACGTCAATGAGATATGTTGCCGTAGCCAGTTGTCTATCCATCATGAGCTCCGACTTCAACTTAGCGCGGTAGTCCTTTCTAATCGCATCGATGCagttcttgagctctctcGCCTTTTCGAACTTCTTGAAGTCACTCATACCTTTTAAAGAAGaattttgagcaaatcGCACATACTTCACTGATCCAAGCACATTTTCTCTCCACATGGCCAACCATGCGACAGTGTTATCATGCTTTATTTCTCCCCACTGGTGGCCTTCCGGTGGCGGAGGGATTGGTGCGTCTTTACTCAGATTCAGAGTTATATCCTCCGGTTGAACGCGCTTCTTGAGTTTACCGGTCTTGGGATGCGCTCCACGACCTCTGAATAATCCCGGAGGCTCAACTCTAAAGTTTCCAACTTGTTCTTTCCGTCCGTTCAAAAGACAAAAtttgtatttttcttccatcttttccttttcctgtttgattCGTTTCTTCTCTTGTGGAGAGATGGccttcttttcctccttTTGCTTTTGGAAATACTCGAACATTTGGCTGAAGTCACATTTTTCGAACTCCGTGATTTCCGCGTCTGGACACCCACCGTTTTCTTTCAGCACCTCTAGGAAATCGGCAAAGAAATTCTTCTGGAAAGTTGGATTTTTAGCATGGTCCGACTCCAATAGAGCTGCAAAAAACCCGGCCacttcttcagcagctggtgggAGAGAAACAGGCTTTTTATCGTAGATCAATTTCACATGGGAAGGGAGAGGTTCGTAATCAGGAGGAAATATAACACCGTTATGTTCAAGGGTATCCCAAAcaatctcgtcgttcagGTCCTGTTGCTCCCACCACTTGTacttctcttcttcctccgCTTCATCTTCTGTCTTAACTT from Ogataea parapolymorpha DL-1 chromosome VI, whole genome shotgun sequence encodes:
- a CDS encoding DNA topoisomerase 1, translating into MSSSEEETPLNAVKRKRVTNRPELVLSESEDGLATGSEKVKTPTTSFSEDETEDVPLKKRKTNSKATQSRPRVKKESQSSASVSPRKKSQQSKEPKIKKEDTPKVKTEDEAEEEEKYKWWEQQDLNDEIVWDTLEHNGVIFPPDYEPLPSHVKLIYDKKPVSLPPAAEEVAGFFAALLESDHAKNPTFQKNFFADFLEVLKENGGCPDAEITEFEKCDFSQMFEYFQKQKEEKKAISPQEKKRIKQEKEKMEEKYKFCLLNGRKEQVGNFRVEPPGLFRGRGAHPKTGKLKKRVQPEDITLNLSKDAPIPPPPEGHQWGEIKHDNTVAWLAMWRENVLGSVKYVRFAQNSSLKGMSDFKKFEKARELKNCIDAIRKDYRAKLKSELMMDRQLATATYLIDVFALRAGGEKSEDEADTVGCCSLRYEHIFLKPPNTVVFDFLGKDSIRFYQEVEVDPQVFKNLRIFKKSPKKPGDNLFDRIDPSVLNKYFQSYLPGLTAKVFRTYNASKTMQDQIDLIKNEGTVNEKVVKFNAANRTVAILCNHQRTVSKNHEAGVQKINEKIEEMIWRKIVLKRMMLQQDKSLRKKDFKYFEEIDDMSKEEEQKIIERVLQKEKEKIEKRYERELLKLGYEELTKDEKAKKKDELAADHKSRLEKHKELEKTYKNEFKTGTYEIKPTQTVEKLQQQVEKIETRIKNTSLQLKDKEDNSQVALNTSKINYIDPRLTVMFSKKFEVPIEKLFTKTLREKFAWAIESADENWRF